The DNA sequence ACTCGGGGTGTGACCGAGAGTTTGAAAAATCGTGTGGTGCTGCCGCTCACCGGTTCCTATCGCGAGTTCAACCATGTGCTGGTGCACGAGCTGGTGCATGCCTTTCAATTCGACCTCATCAAGAGCAGCGACAATAGCGGCCTGGGCAGTTTCAGTCCGCCGCTCTGGTTCGTGGAAGGCATGGCGGAATATCTCGCCGTGGGCATGGACAACATGACCCGCATGTGGGTGCGCGACGGCCTGCTCTACGACCACTTGCTCAAAGTCGAGCAGCTCAACAACACGTTTGACATTCGTGTCTATCGTCTGGGCGAGTCGTTGTGGCATTATGTCGGCGAGACACACGGCAAACAAAAAGTCGGCGCGCTTTTCAAAGCGGCGGTGCGCCTGAACGATGTCGAAAAGGCTTTCAAGGAGCAGATCGGGCTCGATTTCAAAGCCCTGACCTTCACCTGGCATGAGCACGCGCGCAAACAGGTGCTGCCGGCCGACAGCACGCTGGCCGCACCGGCGCAGATCGCGCAGCAGCTCACCGGGCGTGAGGGTTATGATCACCGCGCGAATCTCGTGCCGGCGGTGAGCCCGGATGGACGGCACGTCGTTTATGTCGCGGACAAGCATTTCGTTGACGAGTTGTATCTGCTCAGCGAAAATGCCGCAGGTGGCTTTTCCGAGCGGCGTTTGATCAAGGCCGGCCGGAGCCGCGATTTTGAGACGCTGCGCTTTTTCGACACCTCGATCAGTTGGTCGCGTGACGGCGGGCGCATTGCCTTCGTTGCGAAATCTGACAAGGACGACGCAATTTATGTGATGAATCCGCACACGAACGAGATCAGCCATTGCCTGGTTTTTGCGGAATTGAACGGCCTGCTCTCGCCGAGCTTTTCGCCTGAGGGCGATCATCTCGTGTTTGTCGGCATGCGCGGCGGACGCTCGGATTTGTACATCGTCAATCTCGGCAACGGCAGGCTGCGGCGCCTGACCAAGGACCTTTATGCGGAGAAGCACCCGCAATGGTCGCCGGACGGCACGCGCATCGTGTTTGCCACCGATCGCGGCAGGGATACGCAGCCCGAACATCTGCTCTTCGGAGAATATGAGCTGGCGCTGTATTCGCTGGCCGACGGGGAGATCAGCGTGATCACGGATCTCGCCGGCAACGCCATCAATCCGCAGTGGTCGCCGGACGGCCGTGCCCTCGCGTTCGTGTCCGATCATCAGGGCATTGCCAATGTTTATCGCCTCGATCTGGGGAGCAAAGAGATTGTTGCGGTGACACGGTTGCGCAACGGGGTGGCCGGCATCACGGAAGTGACGCCGGCAATGAGTTGGTCCGCGGACGGCCGCGTGCTGGTATTTTCGGCCTTCGAAAAAGGCGGCTGGCATTTGTATCGCATGGCAATGCCGCAGGCGCCCACCCTGGCCGGAGGCGAAGCAAATGCCAACGGAACGACCGTGGATGCGGCACCGGCCGGCCGCGCTGATTCATCCGCGACGATGGTGGCCGCCCCGGAAGCAGCATGGGTGCCGGCGATCGCTGAGGTCAATACCCTGTTCATGAATTACGCGCTTGCCGCGGCAGATTCCATTGAAAAACGCAGCTACCGCGGCCTGCCGAAATTCACCACCGCCGCGATCGGCGCGGTTTTTGGCGGCTTCTTCGGCACGGTGGGCGGGGCGCAGTTTCTTTTCAGCGATGTGATGAATCATCACAACGTGATTCTCGCGGCCAATCTGCGCCGCGATCTCAGCATGACGGACGTGGGCGTGACCTACTTCAATCAAGCGCGCCGGTTGCATTGGGGTGTTGAAGTGTTTCAGCTCAATGATGCCTATGGCGCGTTTTATGCGCCCACGGCGGCGGGTTTTGTGAAGCAGACCCATCGCGGCGGCAATGCCTTCACTTTCTTTCCGTTCAGCCGCTTTGCGCGGCTGGAGCTGAGCGCGGGTGCCACCCTCGTGCAGGCGAATCTGGTTGTCGATCAAATCGATTTCACTCGTGGGGAGATTCGCCGGGAGGAATCGCGTCTGGGCCGCGCCACCTTCGGCCAGGTGGGTGCGGCGTATGTTTTCGACAACACCATTTATGGTCCGCTCGGCCCGTTCAGCGGCTCGCGCAGCCGCCTCGAAATACAGCGCACCACGAACGATTTGCAGTTCACCACCCTGGTTGGCGACTATCGTCGCTACTGCAGCGTGAAGCAACGCTCGGTGCTCGCCGCCCGCCTGCTGGCCGGCGCCAGCTTCGACCGCGAGGCCCAGGTCTTTCAGATTGGCGGGCCGTACACGTTTCGCGGAGCGGATTACGGCCATTTGGTGGGAACGAAGTTCGTGGCGGCGAATGTGGAATACCGCTTCCCGTTGTTTCCCTTCCTGCCACCCTCCGCGGATTTCTTGAGTGCGGCTGCTTTTGCAGATTTCGCCGGCGCGTGGGGATTGGACATACCGGGCCTGGTAAAGCAAACGTTTCAGCCGTTTTCCACGCAAGGCGGGTTTCATTTGCAGGATTTGCGCGGCGCCCTCGGCGTGGGCGCGCGCCTGCAGCTCGGCTATTTCATGGTGAAGTATGAAGTGGCGTGGCCCACCGACTTGCGCACCATCAGCCAGCCCAGGTATCTGTTCTCGCTCGGCACCGACTTTTGAGTCTTGCCCTCCTTAGATGAAAGCCGGGCGATCAGGAATGATCGCCCGGCTTTTGTGTTGCATGCCGGCCAACACAATCATGTGTGTGTTTTCCCGCAGCCGGTTTGCGCAAGCTGAAAGCCGAAATATCCGCCCGCACGGTGAAACGGCGGAGTGGCCGGCGCATTTGCCCCGCGAAAAACACGCATGGGATCGCATGCCACCCGGCATCAACCTCCCGGGCCGGCAGCAGCCGGCAGGAGGGCAGGAAATTTTTGATTGATTATCGTCAAGAGGAAGTTTAGTTTGGCCGGCAGCCGATGGAATTCCAGGCTCATGGGATGGCGGTAAACGTGTGGACGCCGGCGGGAGCAGGGGGGAGGCGTGCCAGCCTGGCAGTCGCTTGAAGAAATTGGGTGTGATGGCGATAATCAAAGCTTCATTGATGATCTTCATTGGCGAAGTGGCGAGGGTGCAAGCGGGTTGGGTTCGAGGCCTTGTTTCTGCCGGCGGGTTGCGGCAGACTCGTGCGTCAAGCAGCCAGGCACGGGCCGGCCGGAACTGAGATGAGCCCCTTCACTCATATTCCAATTCATTGCGCAGGGTGAGGCGCAGGCTTTCTGCGTCAATGTTGATGAAAATCACATTCGGCCGGCAGCACACTGCGCAATCTTCGACATACTCTTGTTTGAGGCCGGCGGAGGGATCCACCAGCGTTTCATTGGCCTCACCGCAGCGGGTGCAATACCAGGTCACGGGATGCAACTGGCCGGGCGTTGCCGGCATGCCCTCCTCGTCGTTGAAAAAGTCTTCAAAGGGCTCGTCATGATGGTCGATCATGGACACTCCGGTGAATGGGTTTTGCATGTTTGAATCACGAACGTCATTGAAAACGGCTTTCCCTCTTTTCCCCCTTTTCCCCGCCCTGCTCAGCCTGTTTTGCCGGGCCTGCCCGCAGGCAGGCAATTTCCCGACCGGCAGCAACGGCGTGACGGAGGACATTTTCAACCGCTTCACCACGCAACGCGTGCTCTCCGCCGCGAGTTTGCCGCCCCAGCCGACCAGCGTGGAATTTTTTCCCGCCTCCCCGGAATTCCTGGTTTTGGGGAAGGCGGGCGAGGTCTGTCACTTCGTGCTTACCGCGGATTCGGCGGCCCGGCTCGGCTCGTTTGTGCTGCCCGAGGTGGCACCGGCTCCCGCGGAGATTGGTTTGACCGATGTGGCGTTTGACCCGCAATTCGCCCGCAATGGCTTCGTTTACTTTTGTTTCAGCACCGGCGACAACCGCTGGAATCGCATCGTGCGCGTGCAGTGGTCCAACAATTATCAGGCCACGGCCAATTCCCTGGCGGTTATTTTGAACGTCGATCGTCAGGCGCCCGGTCGTGCCTGGCACGGCATCTACTCGCTCGCTTTCGGCGGCGATGGTCACCTTTACGCGGCCCTGGGTGACGCGACGCAATCCCAGTACGCCCAGGATCCCGCTTCGTTGCTGGGCAAGTTGATCCGCATTGCACCGCGGGAAAGCGGCGGCTATGACATTCCCGCCGACAACCCGTTGCGCACCGCTCCCAACACGCGCGGCGAGATTGTGGCGCTGGGCCTGCGCAGTCCTTTTCGGCTGCTGGCCTGGCAGGGCGGACTGCTGCTTGCCGATGTCGGCTCGAACCAGTTTGAAGAAATCAATCTCTACACCGGCGGCGCGGTGAATTTCGGCTGGCCGGAATGTGAGGGCGTGTGCAGCCAGCCGGGGTTTCGCAATCCGATTCTCGCCATCAGCCACCGCGACCCAACCTACCAAAACGAAGATCCTGAAGCAATCGGCGAGCTGCGTCACTCCCTGTCGTTGGGCGTGGTGTATGAGGGTGCGGGAGAAGACCCGTACAAGGATTTGCTTGATGGCCGGCTGCTGTTCAATGATGTCTTTCTCGGGTATATACGGGCGGTGAAAATCGCGCGCACGGGGGAGCTTTCGGACAACAAGCACATTTGCCATCACGTCGGGGTGACCAGCATGACTGTGGGGCCGCAGGGTTACATCTATGGTTCGGCGTTGTTTGCGCCGCAAATCTTCCGCCTGGTTTTGAAACCCGCCGGCTAAGGCAAGCGCAACAAAACCCTGCTTTTTGCAGACGTCCGCCGGCGGCCTTGGGTGTGCTTGCCCCAACTGCCTAAAGCTGCTGGAGTTGCGCCCGGCACCCGCCGAGAAAAATCTTGACTCTTGCCGCCGTTTCTTTTAAATTGGCCGCACTTTCAAAACCCAGATCAGGAAAAATTCGCCTGCCAACCGTATGGGTAGTTTGAATCGACACGTGCTCATCCTCAATCAAAACTACGAGCCGATGAGCGTCATCACTGCAAAGAAGGCGATTGTGCTGATCGTATTGGGCAAGGCGGAGATCATCGAACGCCATCCGCTGTGGGAAGTCCGGTCGGTACGGTCGTCGTTGCCGTTTCCCAGCATCGTGCGACTGATCACCTACATTCACATTCCCCGCAAGCGGGTGATTCTCTCACGCAAGAACATCATCAAGCGCGACAACGGCCGCTGCCAATATTGCGGCACGACGCAGCGTCCTCTGACCGTCGATCATGTGGTGCCGAAAAACCGCGGCGGCGAGGATTCCTGGGAGAATCTGGTTTGCGCCTGCGTGGCTTGCAACAACCGCAAGGGGAACCGCACGCCGGAGGAGGCGCGCATGCCCATGCTGCGCAAACCGCAGCGGCCGAACCAGCTTTATTTTATCCAGCATTTCATCGGTATCGGCGATGAGCGTTGGAAGCCCTACCTCTTCATGAATTAGGGCTTTTTCTTTGTCGTCACCATGCCCGCAGAAGCATGCGGCGGTTGCGTTTTTGTGCAGGCGTCCTCGGCTTGGGTGCAGGGTTTTGGCAAGCGCGAGGCGTTTTTTATTTTGGGTAAAAAAGCCCGGCGGGTTCGCCGGCATGATAACATTCAACCAATCTTGGGTGTTAACCGGAACAGCACGGGTGAGAAGGGTTCCCAGAGATGGCCAAAAATACCAGGCGGACGCCCGCTCTACCGCTCAACCAGTTGCCCTGCTCCCTGCAGCCTGAAACCATAAGTCTGCAAATTCTCGGATCCATTTCAACTAGATGACCAAGAAACGCCTCCTCAGCGGCATGCGGCCGACCGGCCGGCTGCACCTCGGCCACTACGTCGGCGCGCTCGAAAACTGGGTTGCGCTGCAAACAACCCATCAAAATTTCCACCTGATCGCCGACTATCACTCACTTACCACCAGCCTGGACACGTCGCAGCTTTACAGCAACACCATTGAGATGGTCATCGACTGGCTGGCCGCCGGCATCGATCCGGTGCTGAGTCCGATTTTCCGCCAGTCGCAAGTCAAAGAGCATGCCGAGTTGTATTTGATCTTCAGCATGCTGATCACCAAGGAACGGCTGGAACGCAACCCCACGGTCAAGGAACAGGCTCGTGATCTCAACCTCGACACCCTGATTTACGGGCATCTCGGCTATCCCGTGTTGCAGGCCGCAGACATCCTGCTGTACAAGGGCGAGGCGGTGCCGGTGGGCGAAGATCAGGCGCCGCATGTGGAGATCACCCGCGAGATTGCACGCAAATTCAACAGCCAGTATGGCCCGGTGTTCCCGGAGCCCGAGGTCAAGCTTACGAAATTTGCGCGGCTGCCGGGGCTGGACGGCCAGGCCAAGATGAGCAAGTCTCTGGGCAACACCATTGCCCTGTCGGACGCTCCCGAGCAAATTCAGGCGCAGATGCGCAAGGCCGTGACCGACCCGCAGAAGATTCGCCGCGGCGATCCCGGCCGGCCGGACATCTGCCTGGTTTTCACCTATCACCACAAGTTCAACCCCGGCGAGGTCAGCGAGATTCGTGCCGGCTGCGAAAGCGGCCGCCTGGGCTGCGTCGAGTGCAAAAACCGCTGTGCCGCGCGCATTGCGGACTTTCTCGCGCCCTTGCGGGAGAAGCGCAGCTACTATGAGCGCCATCCCGGGGAGGTGAAGGACATTCTCGCCGAGGGGGAAAAACGCGCGCAAGTCGTCGCCCGGCAAACCATGGCGGAAGTGCGCCAGGCCATGCATTTGGGGGAAATTGAAACGGCATCCACCGGCGTTCATCTGTGAGATCAGGCGTGCCCCGGCCGGGGCACGGGCAGGCTTATGGCTTATCGTGTCAAGCTCAACACCTTCGAAGGGCCGCTGGATTTGCTGCTCTTCCTGATTCGCAAGGAAGAAGTCGACATCTACGACATTCCGATCGCCGACATCACGCGGCAATATTTGGAATATGTCGAGATTTTGCAGATGCTCGATCTCGAAGGGGCCGGCGATTTTATTTTGCTGGCGGCCACCCTGATCCGCATCAAGGCGCAGATGCTGCTCCCGAAAGACCCTGAAGCCGCCGAGGAAGAGGAGGAAGACCCGCGCCAGGAGCTGGTGCGGCGGCTGCTGGAATATCAACAATACAAGGACCTGGCCGCGCGCATGGCGGAGCTGGAAGTGCGCGAGCGCGACTTTTTTCCTCGCGGCTATTTCGATTATGAATTTACCAGGGATCAGTCCGATTTTCTCGAACATGCCGTCGAGGTCTCGCTCTTCGATCTGATCGCGGCCTTCAAGAACGTGCTGCTGCGCGTGCCGCGCGAAACCCCGCACACTGTCGAGCACATTCCCGTGACCATCGAGGAGCAAATCGATTATGTCTTGCAGGAGCTGGCGGTGCATCAACAGTTGCTCTTCATGAGCCTGCTGGAAAAACTGCCCAGCAAAATCTACATGATCATCACTTTCATCGCCCTGCTCGAGATGATCCAGCGCGGCCTGGTGACCGCCACGCAATCAACGCCGTTCGGAGAAATCTGGCTCAAAAGGATTTGATGACTCTCAACGAACTCAAGCCCATCGTCGAAGCCCTGGTGTTCGCGGCGGACTCGCCGGTGACCGTCGAGCGCCTGCAGGAAACACTGGAAGACGTGGATGCCGCCACCCTCGCGGAGGTCGTTACCGCGCTGAATCAAGACTATGCCGCCAGCGGGCGCGCCTTCTTCATCCGCAAAGTGGGCGGCGGCTATCACATTTCCACCAAGCCGGAATTCAACCCCTGGATCAAGAAACTGTTCTTCGGCCGGCAAAAGTATCGCCTGTCACAGGCGAGCATGGAAACGCTCGCCATCATCGCCTTCAAGCAGCCGATCAGCCGGGTGGACATTGCCCAGATCCGCGGCGTCAATTCCGATGCCGTGGTCGGCTCGCTGATGGAGCGCAAACTCGTCACCATCGTCGGCCGCTCCGAAGGCGTGGGCCGACCTCTGCTCTATGGCACGACGCCGGAATTTCTCAAGTATTTCGGCATCAATGACCTCTCGGAATTGCCCAAGCCGCGCGAAATCGAAGAGCTGTTCAGCAAGGAGGGGCTGCCCGATGAAGTGGCACAGTTGCTCGCGGAAACCGACAAGCAACTGAGCCTGCCGATCAGTTTTGAGGGCGAGGGCGGTCGCGAGGGCGAGCCTGCGGCCGGCCAGTCCCTTTCCGCTGCCGAAGCGCTGCCCCCGGCGCATACGGCCGACTCGCAGGAAAGGGTGACCCCGGAAAATGTGCCGGCTCCCGCCCATCCCACCAAAACCAATATCGTGGAGGCCGTGCCACCGGTTGCGGGCCCGAGTGATGAAACCACGGCACCCCACGCTGGCGCGACGAGCGCGAACACGATGGCCTGGGCAGCGCCGGCCGTGGCAGCCGTGGCCGTGAGTGAATTGTTGGAGGAACCGGCAGCGGCGAAGCCCCGTGATCTCATCGACACTCTGCCCGAGCCCGTTATTGCCGGCACCACCGAATCGGAGGAAGGTGTCGGCTTTTATGGCCTGTTTGCCGATGCGCCGGAAATCACCGCCCAAACCGGGGCCACGGCATCCACGCCCGGCCTCGAGGCCGCCTCCAATGAAGATGAGTTTGAAGCCCTGGCGCATCTTACTGAACAAGAACCGGCTACGTTGTTGCCGGAATTGTCGCAGCCGGCGCCTGAGAACGAAGTGGGAACCGACACCACCGAGCTGGCCGCGATGGAATTCAACATTCGCGAGCCGGACTTTACGGCCACCGACCCGCTCAACCGGGCCGCGGAGACGCTGCTTTCGCGCTTCGCGAGTGAACAGGATTTGGGCACCACCCGCGAGTTTGCGTTGCTCGACGGCAGGCTGATCGACCAGGAGAACAGCACGGGGGAATCGCCGGCGCCGGAGGGGAACGCGGATCTGCAAAGCACCGGCGAAATCATGCTGGCGGCGCTCGCCGGCATGGACAAGGACGAACCTGAGTCCACCGCCTCTGCCGGCGACTTCAATTTGCTTTCCCTGGCGACGGAGGCAGAGCAGCACGCACAGGCCGCAGAGCCGGCTGCCGAGATTGATGGCTGGTGGGGGGAAGAATCGTTGAGCGAGGGCAGGACGGCAGAGTTGAAGCCCGCCGCAGATGATGCCGTTGCCGCGTGGCGTGCGATGGAAGAAGAGAGGGAACGCCGCCTGCCGGAGAATGCCACCGATCGTGCCGAGCTTGAATTGTTGCAGTCCCCACTGCTGCCGCCTGATCCGAAAAACGATGAGGCGGCGCCGCAGTCCGCTTTGCCCGATACCCTTTTCGAGGAAATTTTTGCTGATGACATGACAGCGGCGGGCACCCTACCGCCGGACCCGCAGCCCCCGGCCGCCGCGCATGCGAGTTTTGCCGGGGAAGCAGGACATGAAAAAATGCCGTCGCCCGACCAGGGCGCAGCGAATGCCGCCGCGCCCGGCAGCGATGCCAGTGCGCCGCAAACAGAACCCGAACGCAACGCGCCGGCCGGCATCGCGGGCGAAGCACAAGCAGCGACGGTGGCGCCCGCTTTTTTCGTGCCAGCCCCGGCGCAGCTCGGGGCAGGCACAGCACTCGTGACAGCGGCAGCGAATGAGGCCAACCACGGCTTGCTTCGCCTTTGGCGCAAAGCCGTGGATTGGCTGAAAACCACGTTGACCCGCTTCGGCTGGCGCAGGCGGCCGCAAGTTTAACTGACAGCATCTGCTTCGCCAGTGTCTTATCGTCGCATGCTTGCTGGGAATCGCTGCGCCCCGTGACGTTTGAGCATGAAACCCTCCGTCGCTTCTGAATCGTCCAGCCTTATTCGCCTGAACCGTTATCTGGCGCAGAGCGGGTTGTGTTCCCGCCGCGAAGCGGACCGCTGGATTGCAGCGGGTTGGGTCAAGGTCAACGGCAAAACGGTGACGGAGCTGGGCCGTCAGGTGGATGCCAGCCGCGACCTGGTGCAGGCGCGCGGGGAAACCCTGCGACCCAGCCGGGCATCGACCTACATTATGCTCAACAAACCGGCGGGCTATCTCACCACCGCGCGGGACGAGCAGGGCCGGCCGACAGTCTTTCATCTCGTGAAGACACCGGTGCGCGTGTTTCCGGTGGGGCGGTTGGATCGTGACAGTGAAGGGTTGCTGCTGTTGACCAATGACGGCGATCTTTCTTACCGTCTCACCCATCCGCGCTTCAAAGTGCCCAAGGTCTACCGTGTCGCGTTGCGGGAAGAACTGTCGGAACGCGCTGCCAAAATGCTGGCGCGCGGCGTGCGCATCGATGACTCCCGCCGGCCGGTGGCAGGTGAGCTGCGCTTCCCCAGGCCGCATGACCGTCGCTTGTGCGAGATCACCATCCTGGAAGGCCGTAATCGCCAGGTGCGGAAGATGTTCGCGGCGGTCGGCTGCAGCGTGCAGCGGCTGCAGCGCATTCAAATCGGACCCTTGCGGCTGGGCAATCTACGGGAGGGGGCTTGGCGGTATCTTGAATCCAGGGAAGTGCGGCTGCTGAACCAGGCGATGGGTGTGCGCGATGGAAATTCAAAATAAGACGGTTTTGGTACTCGGGGGATGGGGTCTGGTGGGGATGGCGGTCTGCCGCCAGGCGCTGAGTGAACATCCGAAAGAGCTGATTGTGGCCTCGCTGACCGAAGCTGAGGCGCGGGACGCAGTGCTGCAACTGCGTGAGGAGTATGCCGGCCCCTGCCGGATCACGCCGGCGTGGGGTAATATTTTCGTGCGCGATACCCTGCAGGGCAAATCCCGCCAGGAAATCCTGCAGGATGAGACACTGCGCGCGATGCTGATCGAGGACGTGCTGGATGAATTGAACGAGGCCATTCTGCAGCACTCGTTGTTGTTTCAAATCATTCAGCAGTACCGGCCCAACCTGATTGTTGATTGCGTGAATTCGGCGACGGCGGTGGCCTACCAGGACGTGTTTGCGAGTTATTACCGCATCCGCGGGCATTTGGCGCAGGTCAAACAGCAGCAGGCCTCTCCGGCGGCGCTGGTTGCCGAAGTCGAGAAGCTGCTGTGCACGCTTTACGTGCCGCAGTTGATCCGGCACGTGCAAATTTTGTATGAAGCCATGCGGCGGGCGCGGACGGAAGTCTACGTCAAAGTTGGGACCAGCGGCACCGGCGGCATGGGTTTGAACATTCCCTACACCCACTCGGAAGAGAAACCGTCGCGTGTGCTGCTGAGCAAGTCGTCGATTGCGGGTGCACACACCATGCTGCTCTTCCTCATGGCCCGCACCCCCGATGCGCCGATCACCAAGGAGATCAAGCCCACCGCGGCCATCGCCTGGAAACGCATCGCCTACGGTCCGGTGCTGCGGCAGGGCCGGCCGATTCCGCTTTATGATTGCCCGCCGCAGGCGGCGGTGACACTTGATGACAAACTGGTGCTGCAGGACGGGGCCGCCGGCAGTGCCCCCTGGCAGGCGCTCGACGGCGAGGTGCTGCAGTCGGTTTTCGTGGACACCGGCGAGAACGGCATTTTTTCGCTGGGAGAATTCACCGCGATTTCCGATTCCGGACAGATGGAATTGGTCACGCCCGAGGAAATCGCGCGCAACATTCTCTATGAGGTGAAGGGCGGCAACACCGGCCATGACATCATCAATGCCCTGGACAATTCCGTCATGGGGCCGACTTACCGCGCCGGCGTGATGCGCGCGGCGGTGCTGCAGCAGATGAAGGAGCTGGCGGCGGCGCACAAGGTCGACAGCGTGGCTTTCGAGCTGCTCGGACCGCCTCGACTCTCCAAACTGCTCTTTGAAGCGCATCTGCTCAAGCTGGTCTTTCGCACGATGGCGGCGGTGCGGGCACAGCAGCCGGAGGAAATGGCGGCGCGGCTTGAAGCGGAGCTTCTGCGCAATGCCCGGCTGCGTGCCGAGATCATTTCCATCGGCATACCCATTTTGCTGTCCGACGGCCGCCGCCTGCTGCGGGGACCCGAAATCAAGATCCCGCCGTTTCGCGGCTCCAACGTGCTGGCGCTCACGCCCGACCATCTCGAACAATGGGCCCACGATGGCTGGGTGGACCTGCGCGCCGCCAACATGCGTTTGTGGCAA is a window from the candidate division KSB1 bacterium genome containing:
- a CDS encoding short-chain dehydrogenase; its protein translation is MEIQNKTVLVLGGWGLVGMAVCRQALSEHPKELIVASLTEAEARDAVLQLREEYAGPCRITPAWGNIFVRDTLQGKSRQEILQDETLRAMLIEDVLDELNEAILQHSLLFQIIQQYRPNLIVDCVNSATAVAYQDVFASYYRIRGHLAQVKQQQASPAALVAEVEKLLCTLYVPQLIRHVQILYEAMRRARTEVYVKVGTSGTGGMGLNIPYTHSEEKPSRVLLSKSSIAGAHTMLLFLMARTPDAPITKEIKPTAAIAWKRIAYGPVLRQGRPIPLYDCPPQAAVTLDDKLVLQDGAAGSAPWQALDGEVLQSVFVDTGENGIFSLGEFTAISDSGQMELVTPEEIARNILYEVKGGNTGHDIINALDNSVMGPTYRAGVMRAAVLQQMKELAAAHKVDSVAFELLGPPRLSKLLFEAHLLKLVFRTMAAVRAQQPEEMAARLEAELLRNARLRAEIISIGIPILLSDGRRLLRGPEIKIPPFRGSNVLALTPDHLEQWAHDGWVDLRAANMRLWQSRMEKIEEEIRAIPERDTSSRYMRNRRYWQEEDGIDIGKLVGWIFSTEEKGARMKE